ATACAAAGCTGTTGATGTACAGATGGTGTTGGAGAAGATGGAAAGCTCAAGAAATCAGGTAAACATAGTAATTTTAGATGCGTGCAGGAATAATCCTTTTACCAGAGGTTTTCGTTCAGCAACAAGGGGGCTGGCATCAATGGATGCAGGGAAAGGAATAGCAGCAGGGGGAACAATAATAGCTTACGCAACGTCAGCAGGCTCGACAGCCAGTGATGGTAAAGGGAAAAATGGAGTGTTTACCGAGGAGTTTTCAGAAAACGTTTTAACCCCAGGGTTAAAAATAGAAGAAGTATTTAAAAAGACAGCAAGAGGGGTAAGAGAAAAAACGGCAGGTGCTCAAGTGCCTTTTCTTTCAACATCCGTTTTTGATGACATTTATTTAGCATCTGACAAAACGTCAGAACCCGTCGAAGTGCTCCCTGTAAAAGCAGAGACTCTACCAACGCAAGACGTAAAGACTGAAAATGATACGGTATCACAAGTTGAACAAAAACCAGACAACGAAACACAGCCTCCGGAGGCTAAACGCCAACAAGATAAACCAACAACAAGTTTTACAGGCGTACCATCTGAGCCTGATAAGGACAACCACAAATTCCGGAAAATCCTGTTACTGTTATCAGCATTAGCGTTACTGATATTGATTATTGTTTTTCGTAGGAGCGTGAATCCTTTTAAAAGGGTTAAGCATCCACAATCAGAAAATTCAGAGGCCTTGTTGGGGCACAATCAGGAGAAAGATGAGAGTTTGGATAATCTTAACACTGAAGAGGCCGTAACTGACAGTACTTACACAGATACTCTTACACAGATGGAGTTTGTGCTGGTAAAGGGCGGCTGTTATATGATGGGAGATACGTTTGGTGGTGGAGGTAAAGATGAGAAACCTGTACATGAGGTATGTGTCGGGAGTTTTTATATGGGTAAGTATGTAGTAACGCAGGAACAATGGACTAAAATAATGTCAAGCAACCCATCAAAATGCGCCATTTCTGACAACTATCCTGTAGAGCGTGTAAGTTGGAATTATGCGAAAGAATTTATACGTAAATTAAATAATAAAACGGGGAGC
This genomic interval from Nitrospirota bacterium contains the following:
- a CDS encoding SUMF1/EgtB/PvdO family nonheme iron enzyme, with translation MKSSIYISLMLFLVLFVTGLSSAKDRSLVVKDEPRNSQKRIALVVGNASYKKAPLKNPLHDARKMSDTLSKLGFDVITKENTNQKELERAIKDFALKLSNGNIGIFFFAGHGVEVEGRNYIIPIDAEIEDENDVKYKAVDVQMVLEKMESSRNQVNIVILDACRNNPFTRGFRSATRGLASMDAGKGIAAGGTIIAYATSAGSTASDGKGKNGVFTEEFSENVLTPGLKIEEVFKKTARGVREKTAGAQVPFLSTSVFDDIYLASDKTSEPVEVLPVKAETLPTQDVKTENDTVSQVEQKPDNETQPPEAKRQQDKPTTSFTGVPSEPDKDNHKFRKILLLLSALALLILIIVFRRSVNPFKRVKHPQSENSEALLGHNQEKDESLDNLNTEEAVTDSTYTDTLTQMEFVLVKGGCYMMGDTFGGGGKDEKPVHEVCVGSFYMGKYVVTQEQWTKIMSSNPSKCAISDNYPVERVSWNYAKEFIRKLNNKTGSKYRLPTEAEWEYACRSGGKDEMYSGGSDVDKYAWYDENSGDKTHPAGQKQPNGLGLFDMSGNVWEWVEDVYAEDSYTKHSKNNPIYTGAGINRVVRGGSWLDTQQNVRCSYRGSIAPDRGHSNIGFRLVFTM